The Solanum lycopersicum chromosome 6, SLM_r2.1 genome has a window encoding:
- the LOC101254307 gene encoding non-specific lipid transfer protein GPI-anchored 5-like: protein MKMFACAILMAMAFFPIQVISGQSDTNCQQVIVGLAPCLDYIQGNATKPSSGCCTQLATILKNEPKCLCQVVNGGAPLGINVNQTQAMALPKACNVQTPSLTLCKATIPSGSSGGSKGNTGYTIELPYFLLFTLVVSASFTSI from the exons ATGAAGATGTTTGCTTGTGCAATTCTTATGGCTATGGCTTTTTTTCCAATACAAGTTATAAGTGGTCAGTCAGATactaattgtcaacaagtgatTGTTGGATTAGCACCTTGTTTGGATTATATACAAGGGAATGCTACAAAACCATCATCAGGATGTTGCACTCAACTAGCCACTATATTGAAAAATGAGCCAAAATGTTTGTGTCAAGTGGTTAATGGTGGTGCTCCTTTAGGAATCAATGTCAATCAAACACAGGCTATGGCTCTTCCTAAAGCTTGTAATGTTCAGACACCATCCCTTACTCTCTGTAAAG CTACTATTCCATCTGGTTCTTCAG GTGGATCTAAGGGAAATACAGGATACACAATAGAACTGCCATATTTTCTCTTGTTTACCCTTGTAGTTTCAGCATCATTCACCTCCATCTGA